tttcaataaaaacaacTATTAAGCAACTTGCCCAGGAAATTTTGCGTAGAAGAGATGAAACAAATGCAATTATTAGTAAGTTTTTTGGTTCCCGTGAAAATTAACTTCTACGAAAAGTTGTCAGTGTTTGAATTTGTATTGTTCGCTAGTGCCGAAAAAGGTCCAGGTAATTTTACCAGGACGGTTTCCGTAGAAACTACGAAATAATTGCAAAACATTACCCAGCGTCATgatttccatagaaattatCTTCGAGATAATGTTGCCAGTATATCAACTCTTATAATTGCTTAACCATCTCGTTAATTATCTACTATCTCCATTTGAGTGTTTTCTAAAGGTATTTTCCACCGGGCATTAATTTTATGATATACGGGAGTACCAACTGGATATACAATATTATGGTTATTATATTTTgggttattaaaaaaaaattcgtttttaacGAACAGTTATATTCGCATAAATTGTTTACAGCTTAAGATTCCAGATTCGCTAAAGATATCCAACAATTGCATAGGTGGTTGTTGCCATTGTTAAATAAGATGTCGTTCAGATGAAAAGCCCATTTTGTTCTCCACAGCCATTAACTTTTCATCTATCTATCATGACctaatttccttttattaatataattattattctattgaaaaatgtagCAGTTGCCGAATAAAAATAGAGATTTAACAAGAATGTGAGGTGTATTGTCGTTTTATCTAGAGTTTTGGAAGATTAGGATTAACATATGAATGATGTCCAGAATTACCCCCGATGCAAAAAAATCGATTCATAGTTAGActcttttccttttaatttcgaaatatcaGGATTCAATCCtaacattattataaatttcggTTCCGAAATTGAATCCTGATTCTGAAAATTGTATTTCCTACCATTTACCTTATCTGACCCAGTACATACAtttttacctaaaattaaaaaccctaAAAAATCTTCAGTCACCTCGGGTATGTTATTATGCGATGTAATATTCACGTTCTCGTGGTACCTATTCATAAAACTTTTCCTCCTATGAAGATGTCATGGACAGCCACTTTTGAAGCTGAGCTAACAATTGGCAATAGGGGCTTCTGCAATATTGGAAACATTGTCATTCTATGgatattaaacttttaataaattactataTTAATTGCAGTGCCCATGATACACTTAATCCATAGCGCAATTTCATAACTTTAGTAAATTATTGTGATATTTAACGttaacttaattattattaatactaCTAGTATTTGTTATTATAATCTAATATTCCTTCTATATGGGGCCAAGTTGTGTGGACTCTAGCACAGAAATTGTCTTTCCTGTTCAAGTAGGTAATTTTCCTTTAGAAAACTAAACAATGTGTAACATTACGTTATtggtttattatattttaattcctaAGGACATTGTTTAttcttaatatattttatttcagaaatggTTATTAAAGATATATACTTGTCTTATTCCAATCACGATTCGTCTGCGCGTTCTTGAGCCCtaaaaataatagttatttttattatacaaaattaacTTGAATATGAAGTGCTCACTTATTATAAATTGTCTGCAGTGTCTTAAAGCTACTTTCAAATCTCTCCTCATTTTTCGCCGATGCTTCAATCcacttttttttcactttgaCCCATCTTTGCAAATGATTACGTATCAAGGTATTTTTGTCAGTTGGTGGACATTCTTCCTACcaaaaaacatcaaaactatttattttatgacttcttaaaattaaatgttttgataatCTGAGAGTGACATTCAGAAATTactttcttataaaaattataatgtcCAAATATGTGTTTAATGGCACTTATAACTTTACAAGTGCAGGGTTAGCACTCACATAATCCAAGTTAATGTTGTTTTTTGATTGTTCAAGCTGTTCAGGTAAAGGTGAAGGTATTCTAGTTTCAAAGGCTTTGGAAGGAGGGGGAAGTCTTCTAACATCTACAACTTCTGACTCATCCCAAGAATTTTCAGGCTCTGGTGATGATGTTCTGCGTCTAgcataaatataataagaCTATGTAATATGCCTACAAATTTTTGtgcataccaaaaaatatcaGTTATAAATCTCACGTGATTCCTTTtgggtttttgaaataattttcaatatgcaACTAGGGACTCAATGGCAGTTAATGTGCGCCCTATGAAAAggttttatggaaatttttaaaggttACCTACTTTATAACTTTCTGAGGATTCTTTGGCTGATTTTCCATCCACGCTCTACAAAGTGGGTATAATGGTGTTTCTTCTTCAAACTTTGCTAAATCTACACTTCGATCATATAGTTTCATAACGTAGGTGTGGTGATATGGGGTGGGCACTATCTGATTATGTGACTTTCTATCACTGTAATGTTAATATATATTTGCCTACGTCATTGTACTGtagaattgaaaatatcaagtTATAAAAGAAAACGAATACTAAGTTCTTTAAGCACACACCAAatgatattttagatttttaccCTCTTCTCCTCCTGATTTGTCCCTCATCTGAGGATTCGCTCTCATCGTCAGAAGACTTTTCTGTAAGTTGTTTGAGTACCCCTTTCAGTCTGCCTTTAgccattaaatattcatttcccACATTTTCCTCCTTGATTTCAACTTTCACTGGCAAAGAACTTGAAAGTCTACGTTTTTTCGTCATAGTAAAATGTAACTATGAGGGACTACttaaactttatataaatattgattATACCTAGTTTTTTTCAGgtattattaaattctgaaatttaaaaaagctcgGTGAAAAAAGGAAGCAAAAAACCTCAGAAATTCAGAATAAGACAATTGTCAAATCGagtcaaatgtaaaaaagagACGTGTCAGTCTCCAGCATCGTTTTGTccttttttccatatttatttGACTACGAGCATTACAAGGATAAAGATTGTCTTTTCAAATGACAATTCCAAAGGATCTGATACATGATACATTTGTCGGGTTTATAggtgtttgcgtttaccgatGGGACTCGGAGTAACGCGGCGTGTTGTTGGTGCTAACGAGGTGATCTATTCTTCCGTTACAAGTTGAACACGCTGAAGGGACCAGTACTCTAACCCGGCAAAGATACTAGtcatagatacaaaatacgcgctgatactgctcgactatctttatttacacaaaactattgctacgtttattatcacagtctgtATGTACTATACCgagggtgataatcgtggtaTGTTACCTCGAGAGAGCTGAGAGTAAGAGTATAAGAGCTTAAGGGTATGAGAGACTAAGTGTGTAAGAGTATataagagagattttaagAGTCTTTTTGGGTTTATATAGCTAACcaaccctttcgctatttccgtccctgctactcgtcaactgtcactcctgtgagtgtcacttgtcggtgcaggttctcggtGTGAACTACTCTCGAGTGTATAATTCACCACAACAGTAAGGAACATCCTTTGTCAAATCGCAATCATCTGATTATCACGAGGAAAAATAAACTGCAAACGCCGTTATGACACGGATGAATGACAAGGAGCTGCACCCATACAGTGCATCAAAGAGTAAATAGAACGGTACGTTTCCGAGTTCCAATTCCTACCTAATCAGCTGACTACTGTTATCCAGCTGtcattgttattaattttcttccaaaaataaggagaaaataacatcattttctaaataagtTTGGATAAAGTAACGGTAACGTTTTGCCAAGATTTCTTAGTAGTACTCGCGTTCAATGAATCCCTCCATGTGTTAATTCTCATTTAAACCATGCACCATTTACAGTAACATTACAAAAGGTACTTGTTTTGAGGCCCAGTTTTTATAGTCAAAATCCTTGCAACTTTTACCATCCAAAACTGCTTTCAGATGCTGCAAAGTAGTAGATGCCGTCACTCTTCCATTATCCTCGCAGAGGCCTGTTGCTTTTGCAATTCGTCTGCGCCGCAGAAACTCCTTGACCTGTGCTTCAATTACATTAACAAATACCTCATAACAATATGCGAGTATACAGGCTACTCAGCCTACTTAAAGCTAAAGGAGGGTATTTCCTTGCCAGtggaaatgtgtgaaaaacTTCTAACTGTGCGGTCACAGAGTTTGGAAAGCATTGATTctacttttgttaacatttttaaagacacTCGTAACACTAGGTTGAAGAGAGTTCAGTTGAGGAAGAGCAAAATTTTAGATCATgatttagagattttgttAAGCCATAATTTGCTTGAGCTGGAGCTGGCTCAAAGCAAAGAATTAACTCATAATTGTATTAGACATATTTCAAAGTATGGTGCTAGTTTGCTGTCACTGAGTATCGGAGAAGGTGTAGATATATTTTCtcattcaatattttacagtttggGGGATCGGGTTCAGAGCCACATTATGAATGTCCCAAACTTACGTAGATTCTCTCTAAAGAGCTGTCGTGAATTGCCTGATGACTTTTACGCTTTACTTTTAAGTCCAATGAGTTGTTTAACATATTTAGATTTAAGCAATTGTGGCTCTCTGGACGACTTTAAATACTCTGAACACTTAGTCAATTTGCGTACCTTAATTTTGTACAACGTCGACAAAATCGAAGGGATGACTGAAGccatttgtaaattaaaaaacctgACCCATCTAGACATCTCTCAGAGCCGTGATGACCACAGGAGATTTACCAAACCTACCGCCACTTTGTCTACTTTAGTGGAAAACTTGCCCCATTTAACGTCTCTAGATATTTCGGGAACTGATTTAGCTGGAACTGGAGTGGCTGAAACAGACAAAGCCAGGGGTTCAGACATTCCTGGCTTGATTTCAAGAGTCAGCAATCCTTTCCATTTCCTGGGGCTGTATGAAACTCTTCATGATGCTTGTTTGAGGCATGACCTGCCTGCCAAATTGGTACAAATGTATAATATGTGATTGAAACTTAAATctgatttgtttttctataGATTGCAGGCAATGCCAACGAAGAGCAGATACTCATATCAGCCCTAGCTTACATGGACCGCACGGAGATGTTGCAGAAAGTGTTAAATGAATTGTTTCATTTGTTTAGATTTGAAACTTGCCAGTTTGTGGGGCAGGCTTTGAATGTTGTTTTAGAGGCAATGAATAGACACTTGAGTGAGAGGCATATTCAGATATCAGGGAGGTAAGTTTAAAATGACTTTTGAgagtttttaaacaaaaacgtgAAAATAACTCCTGACAAGGTCAAAGTTAATGATGATGAAGTGGTAGCATCTGAATGTTCTGAGTCATTCAGGGTTGGGAACATTTCTTTGTCTACTATTGAAACCTCTGAAAGGGTAACAGGAACAATGTtggttaaattaggaaaaattgcTGCATTTATGtgtcattttgaaatttgtcatGAGCAGACCTGAAACTGCCCTTATATATCGTCAGTGACCCATATACAATCTTATGACAACTTGCAGCTATTGACTGTCAAGTTTTAACAGGCATCTCATCTTATTCTTTATGAATCTGAAAAGATATCCCAGTGTAATGAATCTAGATAagttagaaaatatttattatgtaaaacTCTTTAGTTTCTTAATGTCATTTAGGGTCaaatgaaatgttaaaaaccACAAAATGAACTTCATTTCAGCGCCACTCTATTCTACATAGTCAAAGGAACTAGTAGTGAGCTTCACGAGGTAGTCCATGTAAAACGGAAAATAATTTCCACGCTTCTTAATGGCATGAGTGTGCATAGAAATGATGAAACCATGATGCGAAATGGCTGCTTAACATTATGTCAGTTTAAAATACCTATTGATGTTGtaagtgcattaaaaaatctatttgtaCGGTACTAGGACCTTCATTTCAGCTTTTTGAGTATGAGAGACTGGTAGATGTGCTTTTGTACTCAGTTCACGGAATGAGCTCTTCGGAGAGTTTTGTTCAGAGGATTGGCATTTATCTATTGAATTCATTGGCATGCCAAGTAGATGGGCAGCAAAAGATCCGGTTAGGTGAACTTGGGGCTATTAACGTAAGCTTCAGTTATCTCGCAAACAACTTTAATCGCATGTGAACATTTCAGAAAatgatttggcttatttcggaaAGACTTGACAGGGGCTATTGTGACGATGTCTTGGAAGTTGCCTGGTCAACCATGTGGAACATCACAGATGAAACTCCAGCGAACTGCAGGAAATTCTTAGAAAACAATGGCATGGAGTATTTCTTGTCTTGTTTAAAGGTGTGTGGATATTAATTGCGATAATTTCATACTAAATGGTCCTTAAAGAGGTTTCCAGATAAAGAAGATTTGCTGAGAAATATGATGGGACTATTGGGTAATGTAGCTGAAGTGAAAGAGCTTCGGCACTATCTGATGCATCCAGAGTACTTGTCTGTATTTTCGGACCTGTTGGAGTCGAGGTGCGATGGCATTGAAGTCAGCTACAATGCTGCGGGGGTGATATCGCATATTGGTGAGctaaaaacatcaatttttctattcCTCAACAATATAATGCTTTTTGCAGCTTCTGACGGTCCAGACTTCTGGGTGGTGGTGGAACCATCTCGCCAGGACGTACTAGATCGCATGATCAAAGCCATAGATAGGTTTGTTAGTTATTACTGAGTTATTATtggataaaattgaattttcatataGTTGGAATTTGGAGTCTCCAAGGAACATCAACTATAGGTCATTCGAGCCAATACTGCACCTAGTGAAAGTGTTTCACACGCCAGAATGTCAACGATGGGCTGTCTGGGCATTGGCAAATCTCACTAAAGTTTATCGTATGCagttttatcaatttctaTTATCATTTTCTTAAAACCGAATTTTCCAGCGGAAAAATACTGTCATTTAGTTGAAAAAGAGGGAGGCTTGGAACTGCTGAAGGAGATCAGTCAGCACCTGGACCCGCCTGCTGCTATTAAAGATCTTGCAGCGATTGTCATAGAGCATTGCgttaaatacaaaaaccaCGATTGGCAACAGGAATTGGATGGGTAGCCACCCATCTTCTGGGATTACCTGTTCACTTTAGTGCTtagaatttctaaaataaaatactcaTCGAGGGAGACTTCAGATTAACACGCGATTTAACTTGTTAACTGTGTGATAACGTTTATCGGCTCACTAATGAAAACGAATTTTGCTCTTCAAGCTTTTAACATCGCGGAGAAGTGTTTAGTTTCATCGtgtgattttttctttcaatttagaAGTGTAGATTAATGTTGAAGACAGAAAGGGATGGGGGTTAAAAGTGTTCAGAGAAAACAACAATGTTAATAGTATACAGGGTTTCGCATGTTTCATGATCAACTTTAGTTAGAATAGGACATTTTAACTATTTCGTTTTGTTTCTGAGTTACAGAGTGATAACACTTTAATAATACCTGTGCATTTTATGATGCACACACATAATTGCAATTCAAACGTAGCTCGCTCAAGGGCAATaaatcaccaaaaaaaaaacaggtacaAAATAATGTCAAAGGGCACTTTTAGTGTATAATTGAATGCTACGTCCcatgatttttcttttccccatgtgtatttattattcttgTGACACTTCATGAGAGCATGCTGTGTTTCAAGATGGGCTTAAGAgagacattaaaaaaacaatatttttcactCTGTAGCTGTAACTCTGTAACTCGTTGGGCTATAGGGTTagaatgaacaaaaaaaacctATAAGTATGTGAACAACCCACCTTAAAATGGGCTTTTCTAATTAGTTTTAATCATGAAaccataaaatatattattatatagaaATTTGCGTCGCGAGAGAATCAGCGAGTGGCACAATGACCCTAGGGGAATGATGTTCATTATATGCAAGTACAATACTATACTTCGTCCACAGTTAAGGATCCGTTCTTTCCTCAAATTATCCGTTTTACTGAACCTTATCGTTGATAATGGACAAAGCGTAGTATTTTGCTCGTTTTTTATGGCCATTATTTCTTCAAGAGATATGAGCCTCTAGATTGTCGCTCGGGACGTAAATGTCTCCTTTAGGAAATAATATGTGGCCATCACAAAAAGCTCGTAGGTATAATAACAggtaatcattaaaaaaactagcAGTAGATGATAACGTAGAGTATTGGTTAAGGCAAttgctatttaccatcaaacatctgaCGAAATAGAAACCAActgatgaatttatccaagacacgtctttgatatttcaaggtctacttgaggtttttttaatggtcgttgtttcaaatttaattcggTTGTAGTTTTATATAATGGAAAGCAGcttaaattaatacttttataATTATCTAATTTAGTTTTCAAGCCCCCTCCAACAGGCAATAGAGCTGTtaatatacctaaaattaaataaactgtaAATATGTATTAGATTGAAGAATCCAATCAACTTGTAATATATGAAATCCCGCGGTATTTGAGAAgtattttatttgtgattttgtttttaaatttatcgcTTTATCactatgttatttttatttatataaataaatattgtaagttaataagtttgattttttcattcctGTCCCGGTTCAGAAACACCTTGGATATTTCCCAATACAGTGGGTGGTCAATTTTTGGTAGcagaattataaaaaatctttacacTGGGGGAATAATCGATACAGAATATTGCCAGATtactttataattattttgggCTCTCTGGGGGGAAGTTTAAGGTTCTCTACTAATTCTGTTCCTCATATGGTACATTTGTACctaaaaatcatcaatttttaccaataatatttttatctttatttagaacgacaaataaacaaacagtatcaaaaacaaattctcTCCCTTTGGCAAATGGTAAAAACCTAATGAACAATACTTTTAATAAGCATCTACATGCATTCCTACAGCAACAAATTTACTACTCGTCTTCGAGTCGGCTGTGATCAAAACACATAAATTTCTCTCCGATTAACAAAAAACGGATTATAAGTTACAATACGTCTACTAAATAACgtaatttcttattaattttagttaatttattcctcagaataaaatatttaatatgaaaaatacgtaaatataACATAATCAGTatgattaataatataaacttATTCATTAGGAAGATATAGCCCATATACTTAGGAGAGTTTCTTAACATTCTTAAAATCCTCCTCAAGATACGTGAAATCTCTCCGTAATAAAGCTAATACCTTAAAAGACGATCAATAGAAATCATCATTCAGCAACAGCAATGCCCTTTTTGACGAGCTCCTGTCCTACAATCACGTCATTATCAGTACTAGTAtctattaaaataagttttaatagtATGTCTGATTCATATAGATAATCTTTGTCAATGCTTGTCAATTTCgcgaaaaacattttcttttcagtgAGCTTTTTAAACTCTTCGCAATCATCCATTGTCCATTTGGACTGTTTGGGCTTTATGTCTGCAAAAATAGTAATACAGGGAAATATTTAggtgattttgagaaatataccTGCTAGTTTAGCTTTCAGGGCTTGATACGGGAGTTGCAAGAACTCCTTGTCCAATGTGACTAGTTGACGCACAGACAATGTTTGATAGAATCCGAAATCACAATAAAACACTGATACAGAGCCTGAATTGATTACTTTAATGACGCTGGTTCTGCAATAATAAACACataaataattccattttatataaattgcaaaaacatGATTATATTTACCTGTACCAACATCCATCAGTATACTTAGAAGCATATACGTCTCCCGGTAGAATATCGTCTACTTTCAGATCCCCATATTCTACGTCTTTGTATAAGCTTTGTAACTTAGTCATCATTTCGTTAAGCTTGGAAAATGATTCCAAGGGCTGTACGAAGAAATTGAACGGATTTACCGCCACAGATACGTGAACTTCGAAAAACTCATCTCCTAAAACAGAAAAGCTTTAAAGATGAGAGGTTGCAAGGAAAAAACTCAGCCTTACCACTACCGATTTTCGGCAGAGGTGGGCATTTTAAAGAACCACTGGATGGCACATTCATGGAACTATTGCTTGGGGCAACTCTTAGCTTGTTTTTCAGACTCTCCTCTTTCGAACTTCAATAAAAGTTTCTATCAAAATGTAAGTTTGCAAATTTCCCTGCTTACTTTAACTCGGACTGCATGTCCAGAGACTCGTTAATACAGAAAAGACCTTCAGCGTTTCTCTTGAAAAGCTTGCCAAGAGGAATGCCTTCAAAGCTTCCAACCAGTTTCAAGATTACTGGCTCCTCTCTTAAAAGGAGTTTTTTCGTCAGATCTACAAGATTTGTTGGAACGGAGTTCAGGGCCATTTTTAcctgtaaattttaatttaaataaaaatgcaccATACACGAAACTGGTCTTTACCGTAATAGCTTGATGTGGATATTTATTAAGGACGTCGTGTAGTGTTTCAAGGGGATAAAGCACCTCGTTCTCCACTGTAATGACGTCGGTATGGCCTTCATCTACAAAAAGTACTTGAGCCATCCTTCCGTCAGGCGACCAGTCGATTAATGACGCTCTCAGCCAAATTCTAAAACCCATAAGACGTAATCATAATGgctacaaataaaaaacaatccaTTACAACTTACTCGTTGATCTTGTCCTtcataaaatacatttttccttcACTATTTTTCTTAGTAACTTTAACTTTTAAAGCATCTGGAGCCTTGGCCGTTATCTCTTCCTCCAACTGCCGTCTAAGTATTTGCAAATTGTCATAACCCCTCGTTTTCATGTAGACTGAAATGTTTCCTGTCGGTTCCACGTGACTTACGTATACCTCATTAATGCCCTACaagacaaaataaattattttccatcaAATAACACTATAAAGTGACAATAATCACGTCATCCAGTATTGGAGTCGCTATCTCTATGGTCAGCTTAGAGATAAGTTCCTCATTAATAGAATTTCCACTCTCTGCATCGTACATATATACTGGTAAAGCAAGCGAAATATCGTTGCCTAAAAAATCCGTTTTTCcacgattttatttaattttttctgcatTTACCACTAATATCCTCTGCCAACTCAATAATCACTGATTTTTCGCACAGGCTAACCAAACACTGAGAGTTTACAGCAATGTCGTACAGGTCTTCAAGACCAAACAATCTGCACATAAAAGCCTTGAAAAAGAATGGAATATTACATGAAATTCTTAGGGGTGACGTTGATTTTGTACTTGCGCCTCCGAAGTTGCAAACTCCCTTTTAAGCTTAAACATATCAGTCTCCTTCACTGCCATCTCGTCTCcgaaatcgataaaaaaacaGTCGATTTGGTTGTCTGTGATTTTCAATACTCGCACTCTATAAAGTTGACttcaaatttaagttaaaaaataaataaataaatacctaTAATACGAATCCTCGTATTTGGCAACATAATAATTATCAGGCAAAATTAAGTCAGCAACTACCTGAGTCTGATGTTGCTGGTAGTAGACCTGCATTCTTCCCAGCATTTCATCGTACATTTCCTGGGAATAGATTGAATATCGTACAACATAAGCAGATAATAGTCACTCACTCGTTCTTTCGTTCCAATTTGCTCACACCAAATCTGATTGGCGGAGATTGCACAGGTGACCTGAACAAAAAGTTTGCCGTCTTCGCCAAAGTGTATGGTCCCAGGCTTAACAGAGACATCCGTCGGGGAAGGCATTGAGAAACCAGTCCTGGGTCTCTTCTGTAATACCttaaattttagcaaaattgaTCTGGTTAAATCAAAGCCCAAACTACAAGCGTTAGATGCGTGCACGATGCGTAGGGTTATTACTGTAAACCAATGCGCTTCGTATATTAAATAACAGTTATTACAAACTTATACAGGATATAACATATtattatggagatatttcagaaaacaaTAGTcctttgctaattttttttaaatactaataGAGCCATGGTTAAAAATGGACCATTTTCGATATGCAgagtggcaaagtttcacatttttttagaggacattttcaacaatttttataattttgttttggtttagatttatttttattttaagaaacttGATTAAATATTACGAATTGCTTCAAATAATTGATAACTGAGCTGGATGATTATACGTTTCCTTATTTTCATTACTTATTtacttacttatttttaattgtgttaataggtatttttgtaaattctacggaaacggtgaaagatgcgaaaatattgcaagagaccaaaaagctaaaaaataaaagatgaaattttaatttggtatcagaattTATACAGGTTGTTCCAAAAAGATATAAACTATATAATAGTACACGACCAAAAAACACAACAGCCTATATATAACTACCGATTTTAACATGTAGAggatcttaaagaaaataggtgtctgaaatttcaaaaatttaaatcaagatataaatgggaaaaacgcaaaatatgcgaaaaaatgtgaaactttaccaccatatatatcaaaaatagtgcgtttttgaccttgagcctattagcattttttt
The DNA window shown above is from Euwallacea similis isolate ESF13 chromosome 2, ESF131.1, whole genome shotgun sequence and carries:
- the mip40 gene encoding protein lin-37 homolog isoform X2, translating into MTKKRRLSSSLPVKVEIKEENVGNEYLMAKGRLKGVLKQLTEKSSDDESESSDEGQIRRRRGRRTSSPEPENSWDESEVVDVRRLPPPSKAFETRIPSPLPEQLEQSKNNINLDYEECPPTDKNTLIRNHLQRWVKVKKKWIEASAKNEERFESSFKTLQTIYNKAQERADES
- the mip40 gene encoding protein lin-37 homolog isoform X1; its protein translation is MTKKRRLSSSLPVKVEIKEENVGNEYLMAKGRLKGVLKQLTEKSSDDESESSDEGQIRRRRGDRKSHNQIVPTPYHHTYVMKLYDRSVDLAKFEEETPLYPLCRAWMENQPKNPQKVIKRRTSSPEPENSWDESEVVDVRRLPPPSKAFETRIPSPLPEQLEQSKNNINLDYEECPPTDKNTLIRNHLQRWVKVKKKWIEASAKNEERFESSFKTLQTIYNKAQERADES
- the LOC136417888 gene encoding protein zer-1 homolog, with the protein product MLQSSRCRHSSIILAEACCFCNSSAPQKLLDLCFNYINKYLITICEYTGYSAYLKLKEGISLPVEMCEKLLTVRSQSLESIDSTFVNIFKDTRNTRLKRVQLRKSKILDHDLEILLSHNLLELELAQSKELTHNCIRHISKYGASLLSLSIGEGVDIFSHSIFYSLGDRVQSHIMNVPNLRRFSLKSCRELPDDFYALLLSPMSCLTYLDLSNCGSLDDFKYSEHLVNLRTLILYNVDKIEGMTEAICKLKNLTHLDISQSRDDHRRFTKPTATLSTLVENLPHLTSLDISGTDLAGTGVAETDKARGSDIPGLISRVSNPFHFLGLYETLHDACLRHDLPAKLIAGNANEEQILISALAYMDRTEMLQKVLNELFHLFRFETCQFVGQALNVVLEAMNRHLSERHIQISGSATLFYIVKGTSSELHEVVHVKRKIISTLLNGMSVHRNDETMMRNGCLTLCQFKIPIDVLFEYERLVDVLLYSVHGMSSSESFVQRIGIYLLNSLACQVDGQQKIRLGELGAINKMIWLISERLDRGYCDDVLEVAWSTMWNITDETPANCRKFLENNGMEYFLSCLKRFPDKEDLLRNMMGLLGNVAEVKELRHYLMHPEYLSVFSDLLESRCDGIEVSYNAAGVISHIASDGPDFWVVVEPSRQDVLDRMIKAIDSWNLESPRNINYRSFEPILHLVKVFHTPECQRWAVWALANLTKVYPEKYCHLVEKEGGLELLKEISQHLDPPAAIKDLAAIVIEHCVKYKNHDWQQELDG